The nucleotide window CCTGGATCGTGGTGACCGTGGATGCCCCGGATGCCTATCCCATGGATGATGCGGATCGGCAAAGAATCCTGGATCATCTCTGTCTGGCCGACTCCCTGGGAGCAAAATCGTTGCGGCTGTCAGGCAACCGGGTCAGTGATGAAATCATCCGTTGTGCCCAGGCGCATGGTGTTTCCAGAATTCTGGTGGGCAAGCCCACCTTGCGACGGTGGCGGGATCTTGTCAGACCTTCCCTGGTCTATGATCTGATTTGCAAGAGTGGCCGGATCGACATTCATTTCATCGATGGGGCACCAGTCGCCCCATCCCCTTTTCTTGCGTTGCAGGTTCACAAGCCGGCCCCCTGGACCTGGCATCTTGTTGGGGCAATGCTTGTGGTGCTGGTCACGCTGTTGGCCTGCCTGGGACAACATTATCTGCTTCCGGCGGACCTGGTCATGATTTATCTTCTGCCAATCATGATGACGGCTTTCCGGTATGGCCAGCGACCCTCGTTGTCCACGGCTGCCCTGGCCGTGGCTGCCTATGATTTTTTCTTCGTTCCACCCACGTTCACTTTTACGGTCGGGGATGCGCAACACATTCTGACCTTTGCCATCATGTTTGCCGTGGGTTTGGTCATCAGCCATCTGATGGGCCGTATTCGTCGGCAGGAGCAGGAGGCCCGGCAACGCGAACAACAAACCGATGCCCTGTACCATCTCAGCCGGGAAATCATGACCCTGCCCGACGATACCGCAACTGCCCAGGTGATCACCCAACATGCGGCCCGCATGTTCAAGGGGGATGCAGCGCTCTTTCTGGGCAACACCCCGGAAAATCTGACTCTGGCTGCCGCCACTCCGGAAACGTTTTTTCCCACCGAAACCATGCTGGCAACCCTGCATTGGAGCTGCCGTCATGCTACGGCGGCAGGACGGGGAACGCTCAATCCCCTGGATGGAGAGATTACGGTTTTGCCTTTGATCACTTCCCATCTTTTTGGAGTCTTGGCCATTCGCACTCTTGATCCGGATTTTTTTTCCGCCAGTCAACATCATTTACTGGTTGCATTTGTGCAACAGGCCACTCTGGCCATGGATCGGGCGCGTTTGAGTCGGGAAGCCCAGGCGGCGGCACTTCTGGCCCAGGCGGAAGAGCTGCGCAATGCCCTGCTGAGCATGGCCTCCCATGATTTGCGCACCCCGTTGGCCACCATCACCGGAGCCGGCACAACATTGCGGGATGATACAGAAAATCTCGATCCAGAACAACGACATGAACTCCTGGAAACCATTTGCATCGAATCCGAACGCATGGAACGACTGGTCACCAATCTGCTGGACATGGTGCGTCTTGAATCGGGCACCATTCACCTGCATCGGGAGTGGATTCCGTTCGAGGAGCTGGTCGGTTCCGCCATGGTGCGCCTGGAAAAGCGGTATCGGGATGGTCAAGTCACGGTACAGGTGGCTGAAGATACACCTCTTCTTTATGTGGATCCGGTTCTTTTCGAACAGGTGTTGGTCAACCTGCTGGACAATGCCCTTAAATATACCCCGCCAGGGACACCCATCACCTGGACGACCACCAGCCAGCCGGAGGGCGTTCGGATTGCCTTGCATGATGCGGGCAGGGGAATACCCGCCGGGAAGGAAGAGTATATTTTTGAAAAATTCGTGCGTGGACCATCAGCGGCGGGTATTCCCGGTTCTGGACTGGGATTGGCCATTTGTCGGAGCATCGTTCAGGCCCATGACGGGACCATTCGGGCTTGTGCCAATCCGACAGGTGGTGCCGAATTTCGCATTCTTTTGCCGTATCCCCCCCAACCTCCAGTCAGCACTCTGGAAGGTCAGGAAGCAACCGGTCTGGAGAGAGCCAGATGTACTTTGGGAGGTCAGGAAACAACCGGTCCGGAGAGACCCACATGAGCGACCCGGGCATCCGAATCCTGGTGGTGGATGACGAGGTACACATGCGCCGGTTTTTGCGCACGGCCCTTTCGGTCAGGGAGTTTCAGGTCCTGGAGGCGGAAAACCTGCGCGAAGCCCGCCTGGCCGTCACGTCCCATCCGCCGGAAATCATCCTGCTCGATCTGGGGCTTCCCGATGGTGACGGCCTGCATTTTATCCAGGAAATCCGGGAGTGGAGCCACATTCCGATCATTGTCATTTCGGCGCGTGGCCGCGAGGATGACAAGGTCATGGCATTGGATGCCGGTGCCGACGACTATCTGACCAAGCCGTTTGGCATCAACGAATTGATGGCCCGGGTCCGGGTGGCATTGCGCCATGCGGTCTTGTTGCAGACCAACTGTGCGCAAGAAGCCGTGTTGACGATTGGTTCGTTGCGACTGGACCCTGGCCGTCGCGAGGTGTGGGTCAATGACCACCCGGTCACGCTCACGCCCATCGAATACCGGCTTTTGCTGCTTCTGGCCCGCAATGCCGGACGGGTCTTGACCCATCGCCACATCATGAAGGAAATCTGGGGTGTTGCTTACGCCGATCAAACCCATACCCTGCGCGTGTTCATGGCCCAACTTCGCCGCAAGGTGGAGAGCAACCCTGCCCATCCGCAACTTCTCATGACGGAAATGGGTGTTGGTTACCGCATGCGCGACACTTGATCTTCCTCAGCTTTCAGATGTTCGGCGAGTCCTGAAGGAGTGAAGCGGAAGTCACAACACCAAGCCATATTCATGCAGTTTGTCCAGCAAGGCCTGACGGGTGATGGGTTTGGTCAAATAGTCGGTACAGTAGCCTTTGAAAAATGCTTCGATGGCCGCAAGGGGTGAATCATTGGCGGTGACCATGATGATCACGGCTTCCCGGGGACCGGTCATGCCGTACTCTCTTTCCATGGCACGAATTTTCAGCAAGGCATCCAGCCCATCCACATTGGGCATCATGATGTCCAACAAGATCAAGTCGTAGGGTTTTTCTTCGTCCAGGGATGTTTCGACAAATTTGATGGCTTCTGCACCATCCGTGGCCATGTCACAAAGAGCAAATGGCGATAGGATACCGTGCAACAGTCGTCTGTTTTCAAGCACATCATCGACAATCAAGCATTTCATACGCCCCCCTCCGTTCAGAAATACCAATAAAAATTACTCGAAAAACTTGATCAGTCTATATGATCGATGCATGATTTTGCTTTGCTTTGCTTTGCTTTGCTTTGCTTTGCTTTGCTTTGCTTTGCTTTGCTTAGCGAATTTTTAGTATTTTTCATATTTTATATATCACATGTTTGACTTTTACGAAAAAACCCCCTATACAGTAAAGTCGCTTTTGGCGAAACAGTCAAACGTGGTCGTTATTATTTTTTTAATTTATTGTTTTTAAAGGTGAAAAATATGGCAATAACTCTTTCCGATGGTTCATTCGTGCGTACCCTGTGGATTCCGGTCCTGGGTTGGTCGCTGTTGGTTGTCCTGTTGTTGATCTGGAACATATGGCAGGAGCAGGATCAAACCAGGGAGATTGTTCACAATGTCGGGCAGGCAACCCTTCACAAGGATTTGGCCTTGCATCGTTGGGCTACGGAACATGGAGGGATTTATGTGGCCACGGATGATCGAACTCCTCCCAATCCATACCTGGCACACCTGCCCGAACGTGATATTCAGACACCATCAGGAAAAATGCTGACTTTGATGAACCCGGCCTACCTGTTACGCCAACTGATGGATGAAAATCCGGGGCATTATGGAATCCGTGAACGGATCACAAGTTTGAACCCCCTGAATCCGGCCAATGCACCGGACCCGTGGGAAAAGGCAGCCCTGGAGGCTTTCGGAAAGGGGCACAGAGAGGTCCAGGAGATTGTTTCAAGTCGGGAAGAGTACCGGTTTCGACTCATGCACCCCCTGATCGTCGAAAAAAGATGTCTCCAGTGTCACGGTCACCAGGGTTACCAGGTGGATGACATTCGGGGTGGGATCAGCGTGGCGGTTCCCATGGCTATTTACAAAAACTGGGAGATAGCGACTGTCCGCATGATGGTGCTGTCGCACACTTTTTTTTGGATTCTCGGTTTGGCAATCATCGTTCATTTGACCAGACGCAGTTTTCAGCGTGTGCAGGAGCGGGATGAGCATCAGAAAATGCTGCAAAAATCAGAAACCCGATATCGACGCCTCATGGAACTGGCCGGGGACGCCATTTTTGTGGCCGATGCCAAAACCGGCATGATTGAGGAGGCCAATAAAATGGCTGAGACTCTCCTTGGAATTCCTGTGGAAAAAATTGTCGGCATGCACCAGTCCGATTTGCATCCACGAGAGAACGGTGTTGATTATGCGGAACAATTTCATCATGCTGTCCAATCCGGGTACAAGGTTGAGGATTCGTTCATCGTCGATGGCCAGGGCGATATCATCCCGGTGTCGATCCATTCCGGGGTGATCGATCTGGGGGATCGGAAAATTATTCAAGGAATTTTCCGGAATATCCGTCATCGCAAACAACGTGAGCAACGACTCAGGGAACGTGAAATCCATTTGCGTTCGATCCTGGAAAGTGCCATGGACTCGATCATTATCATCGACGCCTCAGGCCGGGTCACCGAGTTCAATCCCGCAGCAGAGGCTTTGTTCGGGTATGCGAGGCATGAAATCGTTGGCAAGGAACTGGCCGATTTCATCGTGCCGTCGGAACTGCGCCAAACCCACCGCCAGGCCATGGCGCGGCTTGCCGGGAATCCTGAATGGAACACGGTCAAAAGAAAAGTGGAACTGCCGGGTCTGCGCAAGGATGGACAACGCATCGATCTGGAACTGAGCATCATTGCCACACCCTGGGACGGAAAGCCCCATTATACAGCTTTCATTCACGACATTACCGACCGGAAACAATTGTTTCGCTCCCTGCATGACACGCTTGATGTGGCAGAGTCCACCAACCGGGCCAAGAGTGCCTTTCTGGCCAACATGAGCCATGAAATTCGTACCCCCATGAATGCCATCATCGGTCTGACCGATCTGGTGTTGACGACACAACTGGCCCCGGATGAACAACGCCGCAATCTTGAAATTGTCCAGCAGGCTTCCGCCAACCTGCTCTCCCTGCTCAATGAAATCCTGGATCTTTCGAAGATTGAGGCGGGCAGGTTGACATTGGAAAATGTCACCTTCGATATTGGTCAACAAATCGAGGCTGTCTGTGAGCGGCTGGCCATTCAGGTGCAGGCCAAGGGTTTGGAGTTCTGTCTCCAGTTGGCGGATGAATTGCCTGCCACCGTGCGCGGGGATCCCCTGCGCCTGCAACAAGTCATCACCAATCTGGTCAACAATGCCATCAAGTTTACCGAGGAAGGTGAAATTGTGCTGCGGGTGATCCCCGCCGATGCGGTACCTGGTTCAGACCCAAAACAGAGTGGCATCCGGTTGCATTTTTCCGTGGCCGATACCGGGATCGGTATACCCGGGGATAAGTTGACGGCCATATTCGATCATTTTACCCAGGTGGATGAATCAACCACCCGCAAATATGGCGGCAGTGGTCTGGGACTGAGCATCTGCAAGCATCTGGTGGAGATGATGCAGGGCAATATCTGGATTGAAAGCGAACTGGGCAAGGGGAGTGTGTTTCACTTTACGGTGCAGTTCGATCCGGATCCGGGAGTGGGGGATGACAGGCCGGATGTCTCCAACATCACCGGATTGCGCGTGTTGTTGGGAGATGGCCATGCCACCAATCGGGCCATTCTCCGGTCCATGCTTGCCGGGTGGGGGATCGAGGTCGATGTGGCGGTCGATGGTGTTGACCTGTTGGCGCGGCTCGATCAGGCCGGGAGGGCACGGCAACCTTACGATGTGCTGCTGCTTGATCATCGTCTGCTCGCTGCGGATGAAACCAGTTTTGCCGCCATGCCCCACCATCCAGGGTGGCGTGGCACGAGTGTGGTCATGCTGCCATCCCAAATGAGCATCGATGCATGGACACATATCGACTGGCTCCAAAACGCACTTGCCATCAAAAAACCGGTTCAGAGGCTGCGCATGTTGCAGATGTTGCACCAGGCCACCGGCAGGGCGTTTGTCACCCCGGAGAGTGCGACCAGGAAATCTTTCAAAATCCAACGCAGCACACTGCCCCTGCATCTCTTGTTGGTCGAGGATCAGGTCCACAATCAAAAACTGGCCACCATGATTCTTGAACAGGCCGGTCACCGGGTGACCATGGCCGCTGATGGTCAAGAGGCGTTGCATCTGATGCAAGAGACTCTTTTCGATCTGGTTTTGATGGATCTGCACATGCCCAACATGGGGGGAATCGAGGCGACACAACGGATTCGCCGGGGGACCACCGCGACCGTCGGCAATCCTCGCGTTCCCATTGTGGCGGTTACGGCGAGGACCTCCTCCGGCGATGAAAAAGCCTGTCTGGACATCGGCATGAATGGCTTTCTGCGCAAGCCCTATCGCGCCAGGGAGCTGCTTCAGGCCATAGAACCGTTTACCAACCGGCGTGTCCCACCCCCAGCCAATCCTCACCCAACGAAAAAACCCGCCATTCTCAAACCGGTGGAATCAGATCCGCAAACCCTGGCCAGGGATGTTGCAATATTCATTGCCGAGACACCAGAGCGTCTGAAAAGTTTGGCTGTTTACCTGGAAAAGCAGGATGCCACCCAGGCCGAAAAGGAGATTCGACACCTGCGCACCACAGCCGAAAATGTCGGTGCCATACGGGTGGTCACCAGCGCCATGCGCCTCAAGGGCAATGTGGAAACCTTGGATTGGGAAACAGCACGGCAAATATTCCAGACCCTGGAAGATGCCATGCAACAAGCCATCCAGGCTTTGGTGGAACGCAAGGAGATGCTACCTTAATTGATATTAAATATGGTGACTCCTGCCTGACAGGCCGCTTTACGTAATTTTTCATCCAATGTTGCCAAAGGAAGGCCCTCTCGTATCGCCAGGTCCAGATATGATGCATCGTAGGATGAAAGGCCGTAAATCCGGGAAATGTCCAAAATGTTTCTGAAAATTCTTTGTGGTGACTCTTGAATGATTCGAATGGGTAAATTGTTCAAGAGGATGAAAAACCTTTCGGAATCAGCTTTTTGAATGATTTTGCGTTTTTCAGCTCGGGAGATGACGTTGGTAACTTCCAAAGGCCATATACCTGGAACAAAGGCTTCTTTGTCCAGAAGCGATTCCAGGACCATAACGACATAATCTCCCCCCTGATCGTTGAAACACCAGGCAATAGAGACTGAATTGTCCAGCACGAAACCAGAAGTCACAGTCAATCCCTGCCGTCTTCAATCAACGATTTCAAAGAAAATTGGCCCAGGGTGTGATTGGTTCGGAATTCTTTCAATGCCTTAATAGCAGCTATCCTGTTTATTTTAAATTGTTGATCAACAGGTTGCATCATTGGTAAATCATGTTTGGTGGTCGTGGTTTTCTCGTTTTCTGCGATGCAGGTTTTCATTTTTGTCTCCCATGGGATGAACCCATCCTGAACAAAGTTTGTCCTGTATTCTGTCTTGCTGTCTGCACCTGACAGGAAATATTTTGCCATCATCAGATCCACCCATGTTTTGGTCCAGAATGCTCAATGCATCGTGACCTGCATGTTGAAGCAGGATGGTTACTTCTGAAGGAAGATTTTCGTCAACCTTGAATCTCATGCTACAACCTTTTGTTTGAAATCGATAATCCTTTCCCTGGCAAGGTCCGCTGCATAGGCTGTTGCAGCACAAATGGCTTCTTTGGTAAGGGATGGGTAGCTTTGCATGATCTCATGATGCGACAGGTTGGCGGCCAAGTTGTCGAGGACTACGGAAACCGGAATCCGGGTTCCACGAATGCAGGCTTGGCCGTGGCAAACGTTTGGATTGGTGGCAATATGATCACGCCAATTCATGACCGGTCTCCTATTGGCAAAATTTTTCCCCCTTGTCGGGAATCGGCATCCTGCCATGGTCCCTTGCAACACCTGATGAATCGGTTAGCATGGAGGCATGCAAGAGCGTTACTCTCGACAGATGATTTTGCCCGAGGTGGGCGAGGCCGGTCAACGGCGTCTTGGGGCGGCGTCGGTGTTGATTGTGGGTGCCGGGGGGTTGGGTGGACCGGTGGCCTTGTTTCTGGCTGCCTCCGGGGTGGGACGTTTGACGCTGGTGGATGGCGACCGGGTAGAGCTTTCCAACCTGGGCCGGCAAATCATCCACGGCATGGATCGGCTCGGCCAGGCCAAGGTCACCTCGGCGGCCACGGCAATCCGGGTACTCAATCCAGACATTCGGGTCGAAACCGTGGATGGCTGGGTCGATGACGACAATGCCGCCACCCTGATTGCGGCGCACGATGTCATTGTGGATTGTTGTGACAATTTTTCCACGCGCTATTTGCTCAATGCTGTCTGTCATGCCGCCCGGCGCCCCCTGGTGACCGGTGCGGTTTTGGGTTTCGAGGGACAGGTGACCCTCCTGCGTTCGGGACTCGATCCGACTTCTCCCTGTTACCGTTGTCTCTATCCCGAACCGCCGACAGCAACAGCCAACCCGACCTGTGCCACGGCGGGCGTCATCGGTTCCCTGGTGGGGGTGGTGGGATCCTTGCAGGCAACCGAAGCCCTGAAGGTTTTGCTCGGTGTGGGTTCCAGCCGGGTCGGCGCAACCCTCCTGATCAACCTGCTGGAAGGCATCTTTCACCAGGTGCAGGGTGTGCGTCTTCCGGAGTGTCCGGTATGCGGTGCCGGATGAATTTTTCCAGAGTTACCGGTGGGCAATACCGGGTGCCTTTGCCCGGGGATGGGGGGATACGTCTCCGGTGTCTGGTCCTCTGCGGGATTTTTTTCGCAACAGTCATTGTGGCTTCTCTTGTGCCGACTGGCGGCCATGCCGACGAAGTGCGGGTTGCGGTTGCCGCCAATTTTCGGCGCACTTTTCAGGACCTGGCGGCGCGTTTCCAGACCGACCAGGACCATCAGGTCGTCACAAGTTATGCCTCCACGGGCAAGCTGTATGCCCAGATTCATGCCGGTGCCCCGTTTCATCTTTTTCTGGCCGCCGATACGGAACGCCCGGAGCGGCTTTTCGGGGCAGGGCTGGCCGTGGATGCGGGCCAGGTCTATGCCTTGGGGCGTCTGGTGTTGTGGAGCCGGGATCCGACCCGCCTGACCGGTCATGGCGATTTGGCCGCGTATACCACATCCTTGCGCCGCCTGGCCATGGCCAATCCGGAAACAGCCCCCTATGGACGGGCCACCCGGGAGGCCCTGCGCAAAACCAATCTCTGGTCAACGCTCTCCGGGCGTATGGTCTTTGGGGAAGATGTGGGGCAGACATTGGCGTTTGTCGCCAGCGGCAACGCCGAGGTTGGATTTGTGGCCTTGTCCCAGGTGCAAACCATGGCCCGGGAGGGAACGCCGGGCAGTTGGTGGGAACTGCCGCGTGACATCTACCCACCCATTGCGCAAAAAATGGTCCTGCTCAAGAATGGCGCTGCCCAGCCTGCGGCCCGGAAACTGATGGAATTTCTGGTTTCGGCTCCGGCCCGGGCGTTGATTGCCCAGGGTGGTTACGATCTGCCGTGATTTTTTCCCTCCTCACACCCCAGGACTGGCTTGCCATCGGGCTGACCTTGCGTCTGGCCATGCTGACGGTGGTGATTCTGCTGCTTTTGGGAACGCCGTTGGCCTGGTGGCTGAGCCATGGTCGTTGCCGGTGCAAGGTGCTGGTGGAGGCCCTGGTGGCCATGCCTCTGGTGCTGCCGCCAACCGTCCTGGGTTTTTACCTGCTGGTCCTGTTTGCGCCCCAGGGATGGTTGGGCAAAACCTGGCTGGGGGTGACCGGGGAAACCCTGGCCTTCAGTCAGGCCGGTCTGGTCCTGGCCTCGGTTCTCTATTCGTTGCCGTTTGTGGTGCAGCCCCTGCAACGCGCTTTCGAAAACATGGGTCGCCAACCCCTCGAAGCGGCCTGGCTTCTGGGGGCATCCCCCTGGGATGCGTTTCGCAGCGTGGCCATCCCCATGGCGCGTCGCGGATACCTGACGGCGGCAGTCCTGGGCTTTGCCCATACCCTCGGTGAATTCGGGGTGGTGCTGATGGTGGGCGGCAATATTCCCGGTCGCACGCAGGTTCTCTCCATCGTGATTTACGAACATGTCGAAAACATGGCCTATCTTCAGGCCCATCTCCTCTCTGCCCTGTTGCTCGTCACCTCCTTCATTTTTCTGTTGTTGATCTATGTCATCAATCGTCCTGCCGATCCGGAGGCGGCATGAGCGGGTCGTTTGCCATTCGCTGTCACCTGCCAAGGCGTCATTTTTGTCTCGATGTGGCGTTGGTCATTCCGGCTCAGGGGGTGGTTGCCATAACCGGTCCGTCCGGGGCCGGCAAAACCACCCTCTTGCACTGGATGGCCGGTCTGGAAAAAGGGGGGCAGGGCCTGTTTGGCTGGCAGGAACACATCTGGCAGGATGATGCCCGAAGAATCAACATTCCCCCGCATCAACGGCGGATTGGCCTGGTGTTCCAGCGCCCCCGGCTTTTTTCGCATCTGAGCGTGAAAAAAAATCTGC belongs to Magnetococcales bacterium and includes:
- a CDS encoding response regulator, whose protein sequence is MKCLIVDDVLENRRLLHGILSPFALCDMATDGAEAIKFVETSLDEEKPYDLILLDIMMPNVDGLDALLKIRAMEREYGMTGPREAVIIMVTANDSPLAAIEAFFKGYCTDYLTKPITRQALLDKLHEYGLVL
- a CDS encoding type II toxin-antitoxin system VapC family toxin gives rise to the protein MTSGFVLDNSVSIAWCFNDQGGDYVVMVLESLLDKEAFVPGIWPLEVTNVISRAEKRKIIQKADSERFFILLNNLPIRIIQESPQRIFRNILDISRIYGLSSYDASYLDLAIREGLPLATLDEKLRKAACQAGVTIFNIN
- a CDS encoding PAS domain S-box protein, which encodes MAITLSDGSFVRTLWIPVLGWSLLVVLLLIWNIWQEQDQTREIVHNVGQATLHKDLALHRWATEHGGIYVATDDRTPPNPYLAHLPERDIQTPSGKMLTLMNPAYLLRQLMDENPGHYGIRERITSLNPLNPANAPDPWEKAALEAFGKGHREVQEIVSSREEYRFRLMHPLIVEKRCLQCHGHQGYQVDDIRGGISVAVPMAIYKNWEIATVRMMVLSHTFFWILGLAIIVHLTRRSFQRVQERDEHQKMLQKSETRYRRLMELAGDAIFVADAKTGMIEEANKMAETLLGIPVEKIVGMHQSDLHPRENGVDYAEQFHHAVQSGYKVEDSFIVDGQGDIIPVSIHSGVIDLGDRKIIQGIFRNIRHRKQREQRLREREIHLRSILESAMDSIIIIDASGRVTEFNPAAEALFGYARHEIVGKELADFIVPSELRQTHRQAMARLAGNPEWNTVKRKVELPGLRKDGQRIDLELSIIATPWDGKPHYTAFIHDITDRKQLFRSLHDTLDVAESTNRAKSAFLANMSHEIRTPMNAIIGLTDLVLTTQLAPDEQRRNLEIVQQASANLLSLLNEILDLSKIEAGRLTLENVTFDIGQQIEAVCERLAIQVQAKGLEFCLQLADELPATVRGDPLRLQQVITNLVNNAIKFTEEGEIVLRVIPADAVPGSDPKQSGIRLHFSVADTGIGIPGDKLTAIFDHFTQVDESTTRKYGGSGLGLSICKHLVEMMQGNIWIESELGKGSVFHFTVQFDPDPGVGDDRPDVSNITGLRVLLGDGHATNRAILRSMLAGWGIEVDVAVDGVDLLARLDQAGRARQPYDVLLLDHRLLAADETSFAAMPHHPGWRGTSVVMLPSQMSIDAWTHIDWLQNALAIKKPVQRLRMLQMLHQATGRAFVTPESATRKSFKIQRSTLPLHLLLVEDQVHNQKLATMILEQAGHRVTMAADGQEALHLMQETLFDLVLMDLHMPNMGGIEATQRIRRGTTATVGNPRVPIVAVTARTSSGDEKACLDIGMNGFLRKPYRARELLQAIEPFTNRRVPPPANPHPTKKPAILKPVESDPQTLARDVAIFIAETPERLKSLAVYLEKQDATQAEKEIRHLRTTAENVGAIRVVTSAMRLKGNVETLDWETARQIFQTLEDAMQQAIQALVERKEMLP
- a CDS encoding DUF4118 domain-containing protein, whose amino-acid sequence is MTSLSVAQLPAADPDPSALEAKRDCILVCVGPSPASARLIHAAHRLAGDLRAAWIVVTVDAPDAYPMDDADRQRILDHLCLADSLGAKSLRLSGNRVSDEIIRCAQAHGVSRILVGKPTLRRWRDLVRPSLVYDLICKSGRIDIHFIDGAPVAPSPFLALQVHKPAPWTWHLVGAMLVVLVTLLACLGQHYLLPADLVMIYLLPIMMTAFRYGQRPSLSTAALAVAAYDFFFVPPTFTFTVGDAQHILTFAIMFAVGLVISHLMGRIRRQEQEARQREQQTDALYHLSREIMTLPDDTATAQVITQHAARMFKGDAALFLGNTPENLTLAAATPETFFPTETMLATLHWSCRHATAAGRGTLNPLDGEITVLPLITSHLFGVLAIRTLDPDFFSASQHHLLVAFVQQATLAMDRARLSREAQAAALLAQAEELRNALLSMASHDLRTPLATITGAGTTLRDDTENLDPEQRHELLETICIESERMERLVTNLLDMVRLESGTIHLHREWIPFEELVGSAMVRLEKRYRDGQVTVQVAEDTPLLYVDPVLFEQVLVNLLDNALKYTPPGTPITWTTTSQPEGVRIALHDAGRGIPAGKEEYIFEKFVRGPSAAGIPGSGLGLAICRSIVQAHDGTIRACANPTGGAEFRILLPYPPQPPVSTLEGQEATGLERARCTLGGQETTGPERPT
- a CDS encoding DUF5615 family PIN-like protein; translation: MRFKVDENLPSEVTILLQHAGHDALSILDQNMGGSDDGKIFPVRCRQQDRIQDKLCSGWVHPMGDKNENLHRRKRENHDHQT
- a CDS encoding DUF433 domain-containing protein, translating into MNWRDHIATNPNVCHGQACIRGTRIPVSVVLDNLAANLSHHEIMQSYPSLTKEAICAATAYAADLARERIIDFKQKVVA
- the modB gene encoding molybdate ABC transporter permease subunit; this encodes MLTVVILLLLGTPLAWWLSHGRCRCKVLVEALVAMPLVLPPTVLGFYLLVLFAPQGWLGKTWLGVTGETLAFSQAGLVLASVLYSLPFVVQPLQRAFENMGRQPLEAAWLLGASPWDAFRSVAIPMARRGYLTAAVLGFAHTLGEFGVVLMVGGNIPGRTQVLSIVIYEHVENMAYLQAHLLSALLLVTSFIFLLLIYVINRPADPEAA
- a CDS encoding response regulator, giving the protein MSDPGIRILVVDDEVHMRRFLRTALSVREFQVLEAENLREARLAVTSHPPEIILLDLGLPDGDGLHFIQEIREWSHIPIIVISARGREDDKVMALDAGADDYLTKPFGINELMARVRVALRHAVLLQTNCAQEAVLTIGSLRLDPGRREVWVNDHPVTLTPIEYRLLLLLARNAGRVLTHRHIMKEIWGVAYADQTHTLRVFMAQLRRKVESNPAHPQLLMTEMGVGYRMRDT
- the modA gene encoding molybdate ABC transporter substrate-binding protein, with amino-acid sequence MASLVPTGGHADEVRVAVAANFRRTFQDLAARFQTDQDHQVVTSYASTGKLYAQIHAGAPFHLFLAADTERPERLFGAGLAVDAGQVYALGRLVLWSRDPTRLTGHGDLAAYTTSLRRLAMANPETAPYGRATREALRKTNLWSTLSGRMVFGEDVGQTLAFVASGNAEVGFVALSQVQTMAREGTPGSWWELPRDIYPPIAQKMVLLKNGAAQPAARKLMEFLVSAPARALIAQGGYDLP
- a CDS encoding HesA/MoeB/ThiF family protein; the encoded protein is MQERYSRQMILPEVGEAGQRRLGAASVLIVGAGGLGGPVALFLAASGVGRLTLVDGDRVELSNLGRQIIHGMDRLGQAKVTSAATAIRVLNPDIRVETVDGWVDDDNAATLIAAHDVIVDCCDNFSTRYLLNAVCHAARRPLVTGAVLGFEGQVTLLRSGLDPTSPCYRCLYPEPPTATANPTCATAGVIGSLVGVVGSLQATEALKVLLGVGSSRVGATLLINLLEGIFHQVQGVRLPECPVCGAG